The genomic DNA GATAAATTTCTTTTATTGGTAATTCAACCCCAATTGACTCTAAAGAAATAGATGTTTCTAAATTATTAAAATCACTTAATAACCAACCTTGAGAAAGTTTACTATATTTTTCTATAAAAACTTCATTTTGTGCAACTAATAAATATTCACAAAAACTGCTAATTGAACGATACATTCTAAACTTGTCTTTGTGGTCATAATCTGCGGTAGAAGGGGATAATACTTCTATAATTAAGGTAGGGTTTAAAACTTCATCATTGCGATTTTCATTTAATTGTGGTTCACCTGCAAAAACCATTACATCTGGATATAAACCTCTTTTATATTCAGGTATCCATAACCGTAAATCACTATTAATTGGTTCAAAGTGACTATCACGCAGAACATATGTAAGATATGTTAATATATTACGACCGATACGGCTATGGTTGAGTGATCCTCCTGGCATTGGTACAATTTCCCCATCATGATATTCATTGCGTGTTTCTGACTTTTCTTCAATAGCGCGATATTCTTCTAAACTATAACGACGCTCGATAGTAGTAATCATTATGGTGTCAGTAATTACATTGAAGTTATGATGATTATAGCAGAATTGCGGTTAATTGTCAGAATCAGGATTTAAGGATTTACAGGATGTGATTGGATGATTGTTGTAATACTTATAAATAATGTTAAAATTAAACTATCCGTAATCATGGAGTAATTGTCATGGTACAAACTAAACAAAGATTTGCCAGTTTTGAGGAATATTTATCATACAATGATGGCAGTGATAAACTCTATGAATTATACAACGAGGAATTAATAGAACTACCGATAAAGTCAGGAACTAATGTACAAATTGCTAATCGTATTTTGCTAATATTTGCATTATTAATTGGAATTGATAGAGTCAGAGGACATGGTTTAGAATTGGAAGTGAGGGGAGAACCAAGAAACCGTTATCCTGACTTGACTATTATTCAAGAAGAACATATTAAATTATTAGCAAACCGTAATACTATTCGCCTGACAATGTTACCACCTTTGTTAGTAGTGGAAGTTGTCAGTCCTGGAGAATTACAAAGAGATAGAGATTTTGTAGCGAAGCGGTTACAATATCAAGATTGTGGTATTCCTGAATATTGGATTATTGATCCAGAAAAACAAAGTATTTTAGTTTTAGAATTAGTTGATAAAGTTTATCATGAAGTTGGTATTTTTGCTGGGAATGATTTAGTTATTTCTCCACAATTTAAGAGTTTAAATTTACCAGCATTACAGATTTTTGAGCAAGTTAATGGGTAAGGGTTTAGCATTGATAAAAACCTTACATTTAAAAAACGTTAAGAAGTAGTGTTATGATGAAATCCGTAACGCACCAACCCATGGATAATGGTGCGTTACGCTGTCGCTAACACACCCTACGGACTACGGACTGACATTTAAAAGGCGTTAAGCAGATAAACCAAAGTAAAGAGAACAATCCAAATAATATCCACAAAGTGCCAGTAAATTTCCGCCATTTCAATACCTGTATGTTTAGCAGAAGAATAATGACCACGACGGAAAGAACGCCACAAAACTCCTAAAATTAATAACAGTCCGATAAATACATGAAGTCCGTGAAACCCGGTCATGATATAAAAGCAATTAGCGAAAACATTGGTGGTTAAACCATAGCCTAAGTTTTGATATTCATAAACTTGACCGGCTAGGAATACTGCACCCATGACTGCGGTGATGAAATACCAAAACCGCATCCAACCAACGCTATTCTTTTTAATAGCGACATCCCCTAAATGAATGACAAAGCTACTAGAAACGAGGATGATGGTGTTAATGGTGGGGATGAATAATTCTACTTCTGTTCCTGCTGGTGGCCAGACTGGGGTTGTACCTTTAAAAAATATATAGGTGGCGAAAAATCCCCCAAACATTAATGATTCGGAAACGAGAAAGGTTAATAGTCCCCACACTCTTAAATCTGGATGTTCTTCATGTCCAGCTTCGTGATGTTCACTGGTTGTAATTGCTGTCATTTTATTTACCTAGTATTCGTTTCTCGATTAGCTATCTCACCCCCCTGGGAATGAATTCCCAGTCTAATAGCCCAAGTCCGTTAAAACGGACTGAAAACCTGATTTGTTAGTCGGTTTTAACCGACTTTTGCTATTAGCTTTGTACTTGAGTACAAGGTGGGTAAATTATGTCTATGTCTGCGTTTTAACCTATAGGTTCTGTCGCTGATGATGATTCTTCCTGGTTATGTCCATAGTCATAGGGGCCATGGGTGACGACGGGTAATACTTCCCAGTTTTCAATGATTGGTGGTGAACTGGTTGTCCATTCTAGGGTAAGGCTTTCCCAGGGGTTATCACCGGCAAATTCTCCTTCTGTCCAGCTTTTATAGGCGTTGTAAGCGAAGGGAATGACGGAAATACCTAAAATGAATGCGCCGATGGTACAAAGCTGGTTGAGGCTGACAAATTGGGGGTCATACATGGCGACTCGGCGGGGCATTCCTTGTAATCCGAGTTCGTGCATGGGGAGGAAGGTGAGGTTAGTACCGATGAGGGTGAGGATAAAGTGAACTCTTCCCCAGGTTTCGTTCATCATCCGACCGGTGATTTTGGGAAACCAATGATAGATACCTGCGTAAATGCCAAAGACTGAACCACCAAATAAGACGTAGTGGAAGTGTGCAACTACGTAGTAGGTGTCGTGGACGTGAACGTCAAAGGGTGCTGTTCCCATGGTTACGCCGCTTAAACCACCCATGACGAACATGGAAAGTAAACCAATGGCGAATAACATGGCGGTGGTGAAGCGAATTTTGCCACCCCAGAGGGTTGCTACCCAACCGAAGATTTTTACACCTGTGGGAACGGCGACTATTAAGGTGGAAATGGTGAAGAACATCCGCATCCATCCGGGTGTACCACTGGTGAACATATGGTGTACCCAAACGAATAAACCAACAACGCAGATCGCAACACTGGAAAAGGCGATCGCTTTATAACCAAAAATTGGTTTTCTGGCATGGGTGGGGATGACTTCGGACATGATCCCGAAAATGGGCAGGATCATTAAATAAACTGCGGGGTGGGAATAAAACCAGAATAGATGTTGATAAATAACGACGTTACCACCTGCATCTGGTTTGAAGAAGGATGTACCGAAGTTAATATCAAATAACAGCAAAATTAAACCTGCTGCTAAGACGGGGGTAGATAAAAGTGCGAGGACGGAAGTTGCTAAAATTGACCAGCAAAATAGGGGAACTTGATCCCATTTCATGCTGGGAACTTTCATCATTAAGATGGTGATGACGAAGTTTAATGAACCTAAAATTGAGGAAGTTCCGACTAAAACAATGGCTAAAATCCACATTGTTTGGGCGGTGTTAGCGGTGACTAAACTTAATGGTGGGTAAGCTGTCCAACCTGATTGAGAACCACCGAAAATAAAACTTGCTAATAATAGTAATCCTGCGGGGGGGTTTAACCAGAAAGCGATCGCATTTAGTTTCGGAAATGCCATGTCTCTAGCACCGACCATCAGGGGTACTAGATAGTTACCAAATCCACCAATGGCACTGGGAACAATCCATAAAAAGATCATGATTGTGCCATGATTGGTCATGAAGGCGTTGTACAGATTGGGATCGAGAAAATCTGATTGTGGTGTGGCTAATTCGGTTCGCAGGGCGATCGCCATCAATCCACCAATTAAATAAAAGACAAAGGCTGTCACCAAATATTGAATCCCAATCACTTTGTGATCAATATTAAAGGTGAAATAATCTTTAAATTTCCAAGGTTCTTGATGTTGAGAATTAGCTACCAGCATTGTCTTTTGTTGACTATCTTCCGGTGGTATATTTCTAGGAAATTCTATTTGTGTCATACTTTTTAGGAATGGGGAATGGGGAAAAGTTGTCAGTTACTAATTACTAACTCCTGACTTATTCCCATTTTCTGAACATAAGGATCAAGAAATTCAGAAGTTGACAAATTAGCAGGGTTGACAGCTACAATTTGAGGCTTTTCTTGCTGTTGTGCTAACTGATTTTCTGTTAACCAACTATCAAATTCTGCTTGAGTGTGAACAATCACTTGAGTTCGCATTGAACCATGATAACCACCACATAATTCTGCACAAACTACGGGATATGTACCAGGTTTTGTAGCCACAAATCTGAGTTCTGTGGGTATTCCAGGAATAGCATCTTGCTTGAGGCGAAATTGGGGAACCCAGAAAGAATGAATGACATCATCTGCGGATAAATTTAACTGCACATCAGCACCTACAGGAACATGAAGTTCTCCTGTTAAAATGCCTGTGTTGGGATAGTTAAATAACCAAGCAAATTGTATTCCTTTAACATCAACTACCAAGTCTGCTGGTTTATTTTGAGTTTGGGGACTTGCACCAATACCAATCCCAATATTAGGCGCTGTTAAAGATTGAGTATCATCCATAGTAGCAGCCATAGCGACATGACTATGGGGATGACTACCGGGTTCTAAACCACCCATTTGGTTATAAACATTGACGCTGTAAATACCTAAAACAATGACAATTACTGTAGGTATGGCTGTCCAAAAGATTTCTAAGGCTAAATTACCTTCTACCGGTGTACCATCGCTATTATCTCCAGGACGACGACGGTAAACAAACAAGAAAATCAAAATCGTTCCTTCAACAATCAAAAATAGTGCGATCGCAATGGTAAACATAATGTTAAAAAAACCGTCTACCAAAGGTGCTTGTTTTGATGCTTGTACTGGCAATAAATGATGATTTTGGCCAATCCAAATACTGATAGGGGCAATAAACATCCCCGCTAAAAGTGTCCACAGTGACACAGGAACTTTTTGCATATTTACTACCTGTTCTTGATCAGTTATCAGTAATCAGTATGAAAAGACAAAAGCCAAGAAATAAAATGTTAATTTTATCTATCTTGTCTGATGGCTACTGACTTCTGAAATATGACATTTTTGGGCTTTTACTTATTACAGTTTTAGCTTGTAGCTAATCAAAAATTGCTAAACTTCCATATTTTTTTCATATCTCTAGCTCATATTTAAAATTTTTGTAAAAATAATATTTTTATCCTGAGCAATATTTGCTAATTACTATAGCAATCCTAAATAAAATATGAACATACATTTCTGATTTTCCTACCCCTGTGTCCTCTGTGTTCTCTGTGGTTCGTTTCCAAAACCAGTTCATAACTCAAATAGGATTACTATATGTGTTGATACAATGTAATTCATATTAATTTTATAATTTTAAGATAGTTAATCAATAACAATTAATAACTCATATTTTTGTTGAGGATGAACTGTTTAACTAATTTAAGTAAGGATTGAGTATTCCCCTCTAATAATTTGGTGATGCTTATTGACGGAGATAAATAACGTCTCCTTGTCATTTACTGACCTTAATTAATTCCCACAATTATTATTGTTCTAATGTGGCGTGGGAATAACAATTTTTAGGACAAATCCGAGAACAAGCTTCACAACCAATACAGTTTCCTCCATTGGTGACTGCTACTACTTTGCGTTCTATTTCTTCGTCATCTTCATCTTCCACAAATTCACCTTCTTCATTCAATGCCATCAAACCTAAAACATTGTAACCACAAACTTTAATACATCTGCCACAACCAATACATTTATCCTTGTCAATTTCTGTAGCAAATTTAGGTGTCCAAGTACCGCCGCCAAAAGTTACGCCTGTCAATGTTGCCATGAATCTATCCTCAGCAATTTCGCTTATAAGTCAGTTGGTGATTTACTCTTAATGTTAGCCTAATATTTTGAGATTTTGATGATAAATATTAACTTTTTTATCAAGCTTTTCTGACTTGATAAATAGTCTCAATTGAGATAGTAAAAAATAACTAAATAAATGTGATTTATTATTAATGAATTTAATCACATATACTAATTAGCAAGAGTTTCAGGCAAGATAATAATCTTGATCAATAAATTTAGATGTTGATAATTTCTGGCAAAAAATCCCCAGGTTAAATGATATATCATGCCAAAAAATAAGTATAAATCGTATTCATGAACACTAAACAATCTTGATTTAAGATTATGCAAATATCTATACAAACTCTATGATTATCTAAGTTATATTTATCATATCCTGCATTTATACTCAAAGGTAAATCGTGAACAAAAAATGATTTATGGATCCTGTTCGTGATTTTTTTAATATTGAATATTCCCTGATTGCTATTTTGATAAATTACTGTATTTAAAAACAATTTTAAATTATTAAGGTGTTCCTGAAAAACAGTTTATGTAATGATTTCCTGTCATCGCAGAACATAAATATTAAGAAAATTCCCCACGCTCATTGTGAACAAACTTCGCGAAATCTTTATGAAATGTATAGTTAATGAAGAAGCTATAAAGCCTTAATTTCAAAGTTCTAAATTACGTGAACAGTCATAACTGAAAACTAATAACTGTTCACCTAGAAGTAAGGCGAGAAGAACTTTTCTTGTCATGGAGATTATTTGGTAGCAAGTTATGAATCAAGAGGAGGCATCACGGGGAGACTTACACCAAACATCTCAGCAATTAGACTAGGAAACAGTCCCATGCCTTATACAATTCCTACGAAAATTTGTGCTGGATGTGATAAATGCCGCCCCCAATGTCCTACGGGTGCAATCAAAAAAGAAAATGATGAATATTGGATTGATCCCTGTCTTTGTAACAATTGTGAGGGTTATTATCCAGAACCACAATGTGTCATTGCTTGTCCAACAAATTCCCCTAAACCTTGGCAAGCAAAAAGAGGTAGATCCAAATTAGAAGTACGAGAACCTACCAGTGCTTATTTATTTTCTAATGGCAAGAATAACCCCTTTGCTTCGGCAATAGTTATTTGGGAAGCTTGCAATCTACTTGCACAACGTAAATCACTACATTGGGAACAAGATGGAGAAGGCAATTTACACTACAGCCGAAAAGTTAATCAAGGTCGCGGTGCAATTTCTTTTCATATCCAAGATCCATTTCAAGATAGTAATTTGGCTCAAAGTTTACAAGCGGTTGAAAATCTCGACATTCGCGCCGCTTGTATTCATTTGATTTTTGCTGCTCATGCTACTGCGGTAGATCAACCTTGGGAAGAAGAATTTACTGTTGATGAGCGCCAAATTGAAAAATACTTGGGGTTAGAAAAACGTAAAGACCTCAACAAAACCGCCAAGATATGTTTGATCAAAAACATTGTTCAGCAAGCTTGCTCACTCTTAGTTTCTATTGACTGGCCGCAACGGGGTAAAGTTCCTAGTTTTTCTATTCAAGATTGTCCTTTGTGGCATTTGACAGATGTTAAACATCATTTTCAAGAAGATAAGCAAGGGTGTAAATATTTGATTGGATTGACATTAAAGGTCAAAGCTGGCATTTGGGCGCGGCATTTTTTAAATAGACAAGGCTCAAAAGAACGAACTGGTTTCTATCAATATGGTAGTCTACCCAAAACGCTGTTAACTACAGTGATGAGTCTTTGGCAACAACATGAAGGCGCAGTCAGATTAATGTTATGGTTACTTTTTAAAACCAAAATGGGTAGAGAACAACGCATCACTGTTCCTACTTTACTGCGTGTTGCTTACGGTGAGGAAAAAGTTACTTTAGCTGCTAGACAACGAGATGAGCGCAAACGACTTTTACGAACTTTTGAAAATGATTTGGAAGTTCTTAATCATTATGGAATTAAAGCCAGTTTTGATCCTGTTACCTATCCCCCAGAAATTCAACCTTTATGGGCAAAGTTAGTAGATATTCCTGAAGATCCAGATGAGGCTTTGGAATTTTGGATTAATGATGGTGGTGGTGATCATCGCTTAACTGATAGTGGTCCTCGCGGTAAGTGGAATTTGCTGATGAATGCCAGAATTGCTGCTTTTGAATTACCGCCAGAATGGGAACAGTTAAGTTCAGAAACTAGGAAAAAAAAGCGGCGTAATGTCAGCAATAAAAGGGTGATTAAAACAACGAATAATTTATTAGCTGAACAGGTTTTAGAAGCCCGCAAAAGTATCAATCTTTCCCAAAGGGAGTTAGCGAAGTTGATAGGTAAAAGTCAAAGTTGGATTCGAGATGTGGAAAATGGTCGTCTGAAACCTAAGCCGGATGATCAAATTTTGTTGCGGAGGATTTTAAATATTTTGTAGTTTAGTATTTTGGTGCGTTATTATTAATGCACCTTACAAGTATCTCACGCAAAGGCGCAAAGTTTTAAGGTTAGGGATAAAAGATAGATTTAAGTTATAGTTAAAAGGTAAACACTTATAAATGTCTCATGAATGAAGTTTTTTCCTTTATCTTTTCTTAATAATTAATTGAGAATTATTTCTATTTATTTACGGTATTGCAATACTTTCAGCGATCTGCTATGATTTAGGAGAATTTGTAAAGTGGGTTATAGTGTCTATTTGTAAATGTCGGTTGCTGGTGAATTTAGGAAAGTCTTGATATATAAGCGTTTAAGAAATAGCAACTCTCAGAATTTCACTCACATTAATAATTCTCTCCTCGTTTGGTGAAACTATTTTTGGGAAATCTTGATTATGTTATTTGCTGGTTGGATTTTAGGCTATTGACAAAATAATATAAATGTGATATGTAAATGGGGTAGGCGATCGCAAATATCTTGGATTTGTCTTTTTTCCTCTGTCGTTAAATCAAATACATTTTGAGGTTTCACGCAAAGGCGCAAAGGTGCTAAGGAGCAAAGTTAGATGATGGATGATGATTGATAGTTCATGATCAGTAGTTCGTTAATTGTCTTGCGGTTTAAATAATCTCGATTAATTAGGCGTGATGCTTTGACTCTTTCTATTCGATAACCAGCATAAGCTGTTTCAAAGAAGTCATCTTCGATATCTTCATTTTTAGGGTCTGAATTACTCAGCATTAAGAAAGCACCTTGATTACTTGCATTTTTAAAAAAATCTCGGAGTCTGATTTGTTCATCATCATTAAATATCTGTTGTGAATAAGCGGTAAAGTTGGATGTTTTATTTAAGGGACGATAGGGAGGATCAAGATAAATAAAAGTTTGACTATCTATCAAATTTTCCCATTTACTAAAGTCTTGGTGCTGAATTTCGACATTTTGTAAAACTAAGGATACGGCTTTTAAATTTTGGCGATCGCATATTTTCGGGTTTTTATATTTTCCCACAGGAACATTAAATTTACCTTGGGAGTTTACCCGAAACAAACCATTAAAACAGGTTTTGTTTAAAAAGATCATTTGTGCTGTTCTTTCTATCCACCCAGAGTTATAATCCTGATAGTTGATATCGTTTCTGTGGAAATTAAACTGATTTCTAATTTGATAAAAGTATTCTTTTCTCTGAATTTCATCTAGAGATAAATATTGTTTTTCGGTATCCGTCAACATGGCAATTAATTCATCTACATAATTTTGAATTGTTTTATATGCAATGACTAATTCTATATTGATATCGGAAATACAAAATTCTTGAACTTGATAGTTATTAGCGATGTGAAAAAAAACTGCACCCCCACCCATAAAAGGTTCTATATATTTTTTGATTTTACCGTTAACCAATTGCTGGGGTAGGAATTGACTAATTTGTTCAAGTAGTTGAGTTTTACCACCAGCCCATTTTAAAAAAGGTTTTGGAACTATTGAAGAATTTGAGGCTGTTTTGAGCGTAGAAATCATTAACTTGAAGTATATAAATAAAAAACTGAAAATTGTTAAATTTAGTTTGTTTTTGTTGAAAGAATCAACCAAGCAATTTGAGGAATGCTAAAAAGCAAAAAGAGGAAATCGTAAAATGTAGGGGGTTTAGTATTGATAAACCCTGACTACTTTAACAACATCCTCTGATGTTATCACCGATTTTTCTATTGACAGTTTACAAAAATCTAGTCACTAAACTACTGACTAAATCAGATAATTCCAGATCACAAGTATGAAGATAACGAGCTAAAATATCTCTCACTGCCGATGGTGTTTCCTCTTCTCTGGAAATTCGCAAACATTCTTCCAAATCCACAGCTAATTCAAATAGTGGTTGATCTCCTAAACGATATCTGATTTTGACAGCAACATCATCATTACTAATCAGAAATTCTTTAATAGAATCTAATAGAGAATTACCTAATATTTCATCATTTCCCCAAGTTTCTAACCAATCTCCGTCCGCATCTTCAACATAAAGATGAACATAATTTACCCCACATTCTAGCCAGTCTTGCTGCATTTTACGGGCTGCTGCTAAAAGTTCAGCAAATTCATCAACTTGAGTAATGCTGTTCATTTCTGTTTGGTTAAGCATAAATGCTG from Okeanomitos corallinicola TIOX110 includes the following:
- a CDS encoding Uma2 family endonuclease — its product is MITTIERRYSLEEYRAIEEKSETRNEYHDGEIVPMPGGSLNHSRIGRNILTYLTYVLRDSHFEPINSDLRLWIPEYKRGLYPDVMVFAGEPQLNENRNDEVLNPTLIIEVLSPSTADYDHKDKFRMYRSISSFCEYLLVAQNEVFIEKYSKLSQGWLLSDFNNLETSISLESIGVELPIKEIYRGVVFD
- a CDS encoding Uma2 family endonuclease; translated protein: MVQTKQRFASFEEYLSYNDGSDKLYELYNEELIELPIKSGTNVQIANRILLIFALLIGIDRVRGHGLELEVRGEPRNRYPDLTIIQEEHIKLLANRNTIRLTMLPPLLVVEVVSPGELQRDRDFVAKRLQYQDCGIPEYWIIDPEKQSILVLELVDKVYHEVGIFAGNDLVISPQFKSLNLPALQIFEQVNG
- a CDS encoding heme-copper oxidase subunit III; this encodes MTAITTSEHHEAGHEEHPDLRVWGLLTFLVSESLMFGGFFATYIFFKGTTPVWPPAGTEVELFIPTINTIILVSSSFVIHLGDVAIKKNSVGWMRFWYFITAVMGAVFLAGQVYEYQNLGYGLTTNVFANCFYIMTGFHGLHVFIGLLLILGVLWRSFRRGHYSSAKHTGIEMAEIYWHFVDIIWIVLFTLVYLLNAF
- the ctaD gene encoding cytochrome c oxidase subunit I, which encodes MTQIEFPRNIPPEDSQQKTMLVANSQHQEPWKFKDYFTFNIDHKVIGIQYLVTAFVFYLIGGLMAIALRTELATPQSDFLDPNLYNAFMTNHGTIMIFLWIVPSAIGGFGNYLVPLMVGARDMAFPKLNAIAFWLNPPAGLLLLASFIFGGSQSGWTAYPPLSLVTANTAQTMWILAIVLVGTSSILGSLNFVITILMMKVPSMKWDQVPLFCWSILATSVLALLSTPVLAAGLILLLFDINFGTSFFKPDAGGNVVIYQHLFWFYSHPAVYLMILPIFGIMSEVIPTHARKPIFGYKAIAFSSVAICVVGLFVWVHHMFTSGTPGWMRMFFTISTLIVAVPTGVKIFGWVATLWGGKIRFTTAMLFAIGLLSMFVMGGLSGVTMGTAPFDVHVHDTYYVVAHFHYVLFGGSVFGIYAGIYHWFPKITGRMMNETWGRVHFILTLIGTNLTFLPMHELGLQGMPRRVAMYDPQFVSLNQLCTIGAFILGISVIPFAYNAYKSWTEGEFAGDNPWESLTLEWTTSSPPIIENWEVLPVVTHGPYDYGHNQEESSSATEPIG
- a CDS encoding cytochrome c oxidase subunit II; translation: MQKVPVSLWTLLAGMFIAPISIWIGQNHHLLPVQASKQAPLVDGFFNIMFTIAIALFLIVEGTILIFLFVYRRRPGDNSDGTPVEGNLALEIFWTAIPTVIVIVLGIYSVNVYNQMGGLEPGSHPHSHVAMAATMDDTQSLTAPNIGIGIGASPQTQNKPADLVVDVKGIQFAWLFNYPNTGILTGELHVPVGADVQLNLSADDVIHSFWVPQFRLKQDAIPGIPTELRFVATKPGTYPVVCAELCGGYHGSMRTQVIVHTQAEFDSWLTENQLAQQQEKPQIVAVNPANLSTSEFLDPYVQKMGISQELVISN
- the fdxB gene encoding ferredoxin III, nif-specific encodes the protein MATLTGVTFGGGTWTPKFATEIDKDKCIGCGRCIKVCGYNVLGLMALNEEGEFVEDEDDEEIERKVVAVTNGGNCIGCEACSRICPKNCYSHATLEQ
- a CDS encoding helix-turn-helix domain-containing protein encodes the protein MPYTIPTKICAGCDKCRPQCPTGAIKKENDEYWIDPCLCNNCEGYYPEPQCVIACPTNSPKPWQAKRGRSKLEVREPTSAYLFSNGKNNPFASAIVIWEACNLLAQRKSLHWEQDGEGNLHYSRKVNQGRGAISFHIQDPFQDSNLAQSLQAVENLDIRAACIHLIFAAHATAVDQPWEEEFTVDERQIEKYLGLEKRKDLNKTAKICLIKNIVQQACSLLVSIDWPQRGKVPSFSIQDCPLWHLTDVKHHFQEDKQGCKYLIGLTLKVKAGIWARHFLNRQGSKERTGFYQYGSLPKTLLTTVMSLWQQHEGAVRLMLWLLFKTKMGREQRITVPTLLRVAYGEEKVTLAARQRDERKRLLRTFENDLEVLNHYGIKASFDPVTYPPEIQPLWAKLVDIPEDPDEALEFWINDGGGDHRLTDSGPRGKWNLLMNARIAAFELPPEWEQLSSETRKKKRRNVSNKRVIKTTNNLLAEQVLEARKSINLSQRELAKLIGKSQSWIRDVENGRLKPKPDDQILLRRILNIL
- a CDS encoding DNA adenine methylase, giving the protein MISTLKTASNSSIVPKPFLKWAGGKTQLLEQISQFLPQQLVNGKIKKYIEPFMGGGAVFFHIANNYQVQEFCISDINIELVIAYKTIQNYVDELIAMLTDTEKQYLSLDEIQRKEYFYQIRNQFNFHRNDINYQDYNSGWIERTAQMIFLNKTCFNGLFRVNSQGKFNVPVGKYKNPKICDRQNLKAVSLVLQNVEIQHQDFSKWENLIDSQTFIYLDPPYRPLNKTSNFTAYSQQIFNDDEQIRLRDFFKNASNQGAFLMLSNSDPKNEDIEDDFFETAYAGYRIERVKASRLINRDYLNRKTINELLIMNYQSSSII